Proteins encoded together in one Erinaceus europaeus chromosome 11, mEriEur2.1, whole genome shotgun sequence window:
- the LOC107523241 gene encoding phospholipase A2, membrane associated-like isoform X1 — MKVLLLAAISAFGLLRADGALWNFEEMIWKITGKEAASAYGFYGCHCGWGGRGAPLDATDWCCAIHDCCYDRLEKLGCWPKLQDYDAEYFDKYIICGNQDDCETQVCECDRAVAYCFARNQKTYNTKYLFYGKRKCHGKSPKCSELNYHRI, encoded by the exons ATGAAGGTCTTGCTGTTGGCAGCGATCTCAGCCTTTG GTCTGCTGAGGGCCGATGGGGCCTTGTGGAATTTTGAAGAAATGATCTGGAAGATAACTGGAAAGGAAGCAGCATCTGCTTATGGCTTCTATGGCTGCCACTGTGGCTGGGGAGGAAGAGGAGCCCCCCTGGATGCAACAGACTG GTGCTGTGCTATTCATGACTGCTGTTATGATCGTCTGGAAAAACTTGGATGCTGGCCCAAACTTCAAGACTATGATGCTGAATACTTTGATAAATATATCATCTGTG GGAACCAAGATGACTGTGAGACTCAAGTCTGTGAATGCGATAGAGCTGTGGCCTACTGCTTTGCAAGAAATCAGAAAACTTACAATACGAAATATCTATTCTATGGCAAGAGGAAATGCCATGGAAAGTCCCCAAAGTGCTCAGAGCTCAACTATCATCGCATTTGA
- the LOC107523241 gene encoding phospholipase A2, membrane associated-like isoform X4 yields MIWKITGKEAASAYGFYGCHCGWGGRGAPLDATDWCCAIHDCCYDRLEKLGCWPKLQDYDAEYFDKYIICGNQDDCETQVCECDRAVAYCFARNQKTYNTKYLFYGKRKCHGKSPKCSELNYHRI; encoded by the exons ATGATCTGGAAGATAACTGGAAAGGAAGCAGCATCTGCTTATGGCTTCTATGGCTGCCACTGTGGCTGGGGAGGAAGAGGAGCCCCCCTGGATGCAACAGACTG GTGCTGTGCTATTCATGACTGCTGTTATGATCGTCTGGAAAAACTTGGATGCTGGCCCAAACTTCAAGACTATGATGCTGAATACTTTGATAAATATATCATCTGTG GGAACCAAGATGACTGTGAGACTCAAGTCTGTGAATGCGATAGAGCTGTGGCCTACTGCTTTGCAAGAAATCAGAAAACTTACAATACGAAATATCTATTCTATGGCAAGAGGAAATGCCATGGAAAGTCCCCAAAGTGCTCAGAGCTCAACTATCATCGCATTTGA
- the LOC107523241 gene encoding phospholipase A2, membrane associated-like isoform X2 yields MKVLLLAAIVAFGLLRADGALWNFEEMIWKITGKEAASAYGFYGCHCGWGGRGAPLDATDWCCAIHDCCYDRLEKLGCWPKLQDYDAEYFDKYIICGNQDDCETQVCECDRAVAYCFARNQKTYNTKYLFYGKRKCHGKSPKCSELNYHRI; encoded by the exons GTCTGCTGAGGGCCGATGGGGCCTTGTGGAATTTTGAAGAAATGATCTGGAAGATAACTGGAAAGGAAGCAGCATCTGCTTATGGCTTCTATGGCTGCCACTGTGGCTGGGGAGGAAGAGGAGCCCCCCTGGATGCAACAGACTG GTGCTGTGCTATTCATGACTGCTGTTATGATCGTCTGGAAAAACTTGGATGCTGGCCCAAACTTCAAGACTATGATGCTGAATACTTTGATAAATATATCATCTGTG GGAACCAAGATGACTGTGAGACTCAAGTCTGTGAATGCGATAGAGCTGTGGCCTACTGCTTTGCAAGAAATCAGAAAACTTACAATACGAAATATCTATTCTATGGCAAGAGGAAATGCCATGGAAAGTCCCCAAAGTGCTCAGAGCTCAACTATCATCGCATTTGA